Proteins encoded together in one Pantoea sp. CCBC3-3-1 window:
- the lpxP gene encoding kdo(2)-lipid IV(A) palmitoleoyltransferase: MKASPRFTRSLMHPRYWITWLGLGLLFLLVQLPFPLLQKLGTWMGRTSMRFLKRRIRITRRNLELCFPDMPAEQRELTIVRNFESLGMGLLETGMAWFWPDRRVKRWFTVNGLHNLKAAQQDGRGALIIGVHFMSLELGGRVMGLCQPMMAMYRPHNNKLMEWVQTKGRMRSNKAMINRRDLRGMVQALKQGEAVWFAPDQDYGPKGSVFAPLFAVPEAATTSGTWMIARMAKPAMITVVLIRNEDGSGYELVIQPELKDYPIADEQQAATYMNKVIEHEIMRAPYQYMWLHRRFKTRPDGAHSLY, from the coding sequence ATGAAGGCTTCCCCTCGTTTTACCCGCAGCTTAATGCACCCTCGTTACTGGATAACCTGGCTCGGTTTGGGACTCCTGTTTTTACTCGTTCAACTTCCCTTTCCCTTGTTGCAGAAGCTGGGCACCTGGATGGGTCGGACATCAATGCGCTTTCTTAAACGCCGCATTCGTATTACCCGCCGTAATCTTGAACTCTGTTTTCCTGATATGCCCGCGGAACAACGCGAACTGACCATCGTACGCAATTTTGAATCGTTGGGCATGGGCCTGCTGGAAACGGGTATGGCGTGGTTCTGGCCCGACCGTCGGGTAAAGCGCTGGTTTACCGTTAACGGACTGCACAATCTAAAAGCGGCCCAGCAGGATGGTCGTGGCGCGCTGATTATCGGCGTGCATTTTATGTCACTCGAGCTGGGTGGTCGGGTAATGGGCTTATGCCAGCCGATGATGGCAATGTACCGGCCTCATAACAACAAACTCATGGAATGGGTACAGACCAAAGGTCGTATGCGTTCTAATAAGGCGATGATTAACCGTCGCGATCTGCGTGGCATGGTTCAGGCGCTGAAACAAGGTGAGGCCGTTTGGTTTGCACCGGATCAGGACTACGGTCCGAAAGGGAGCGTTTTTGCTCCGCTTTTCGCCGTACCAGAAGCGGCAACAACCAGTGGCACATGGATGATTGCGCGTATGGCCAAACCTGCAATGATCACCGTAGTGCTAATCCGTAATGAAGATGGCAGCGGCTATGAACTGGTTATTCAGCCAGAACTGAAAGATTATCCTATTGCTGATGAGCAGCAGGCTGCTACCTATATGAATAAAGTGATTGAACACGAAATCATGCGTGCGCCCTATCAGTATATGTGGCTACATCGTCGCTTTAAAACCCGCCCGGATGGCGCTCACTCGCTCTATTAA
- a CDS encoding amino acid ABC transporter substrate-binding protein — MKKMMLSTLVATAALFAVANQAHAGTTLDAIKKKGFVQCGISDGLPGFSFADASGKFSGIDVDVCRAAAAAVFGDASKVKYTPLTAKERFTALQSGEVDILSRNTTWTSARDGGMGFIFAGVNYYDGIGFLTHQKAGLKSAKELDGATVCIQAGTDTELNVADFFKANNMQYTPVTFDRSDESAKALDTGRCDTLASDQSQLYALRIKLGKPDEFIVLPEVISKEPLGPVVRRGDDDWFTIVKWSLFAMLNAEEMGITSKNVDQMAAKPTTPDMAHLLGSEGDFGKDLKLDNKWAYNIVKQVGNYQEVFDRNVGKDSQLKIARGQNALWNKGGIQYAPPVR; from the coding sequence ATGAAAAAAATGATGCTCTCCACGTTGGTTGCAACCGCAGCGCTGTTTGCAGTTGCGAATCAGGCTCATGCAGGCACCACACTGGATGCCATAAAAAAGAAAGGCTTTGTGCAATGCGGTATCAGTGATGGGCTGCCCGGCTTTTCTTTTGCCGATGCCAGTGGAAAATTCAGTGGTATTGATGTGGATGTCTGCCGTGCAGCGGCTGCGGCAGTGTTTGGTGATGCGTCGAAAGTTAAATATACCCCGCTGACCGCAAAAGAGCGTTTCACTGCGCTGCAGTCAGGAGAAGTCGATATTCTTTCACGCAATACGACCTGGACTTCGGCTCGTGACGGCGGTATGGGCTTTATTTTTGCCGGCGTAAACTACTATGACGGTATTGGTTTCCTGACCCATCAGAAAGCCGGTCTCAAAAGCGCTAAAGAGCTGGATGGCGCAACCGTATGCATCCAGGCGGGAACCGACACGGAGCTCAATGTTGCTGACTTCTTCAAGGCCAACAACATGCAGTACACCCCGGTGACGTTCGACCGCTCTGATGAATCTGCAAAAGCGCTGGATACCGGTCGCTGCGACACGCTGGCTTCGGATCAGTCCCAGCTTTATGCACTGCGTATTAAACTCGGCAAGCCAGATGAGTTTATCGTGCTGCCGGAAGTTATTTCTAAAGAGCCTTTAGGGCCGGTGGTTCGTCGTGGTGACGACGACTGGTTCACTATCGTGAAATGGTCGTTGTTCGCAATGCTGAACGCTGAAGAGATGGGTATTACGTCCAAAAACGTTGATCAGATGGCAGCGAAACCAACCACGCCTGATATGGCCCATTTGTTGGGGTCGGAGGGCGACTTCGGTAAGGACCTGAAGCTGGACAATAAGTGGGCTTACAACATTGTTAAGCAGGTGGGTAACTATCAGGAAGTGTTCGATCGTAACGTCGGTAAAGACAGCCAGTTGAAAATTGCTCGTGGTCAGAATGCGCTTTGGAACAAAGGCGGTATTCAGTACGCGCCGCCAGTACGCTAA